The stretch of DNA TAtacccaaaaaaaaaaattaaaaaaaaacaacttCGAACATGCAAACGCAAAGCGAAGGAAATTATAACTTTGACTTCTAACCtattaaagaaatacaaACAACCGGCAAGGAGCCACTGATTACCAGGTATTTATGAGTAGTATTGTTAATAAAAGTGGTACACGCTTTGCCCCTAAAGTAAGGCAGCGTAGAGCCGCCACTGGAGGAACACCAACTCCAAAGCCAAGAACCCCTCAACTTTTCATTCCCGAAAGTaaagaaatagaagaagataatagTGATAACGATAAAGGtgttgatgaaaatgaaacggCTATTGTTGAGAAACCTTCGCTAGTTGGAGAACGCTCTTTAGAAGGCTTTACCTTAACCGGCACTAATGGACATGATAATGAAATAGGTGATGAGGGCCCCATTGACGCCTCGACCCAGAACCCCAAAGCAGACGTTATAGAAGATAATGTGACTCTAAAACCGGCACCCTTGCAAACCCACCGAGACCAGAAGGTACCGAGATCCAGCAGATTAGCTTCACTGAGTAAGGACAACGAAAGTCGTCCAAGTTTTAAACCGTCATTTCTCGATTCTTCCAGTAACAGTAATGGGACTGCGCGACGTTTATCTACAATCTCCAATAAGCTTCCTAAAAAGATAAGGCTTGGAAGCATTACAGAAAACGATATGAATCtgaaaactttcaaaagacaTAGGGTTTTGGGCAAACCTTCTTCGGCTAAGAAACCAGCAGGTGCACACAGAATCAGTATTGTCTCCAAAATTTCTCCACCTACGGCAATGACCGATTCTTTGGACAGGAATGAATTTTCGTCAGAAACTTCTACATCAAGAGAAGCTGATGAGAATGAAAATTATGTGATTAGCAAAGTCAAAGATATCCCGAAAAAAGTGAGAGATGGGGAGTCTGCTAAATATTTTATCGATGAAGAGAATTTTACGATGGCAGAGTTGTGTAAGCCAAACTTTCCTATTGGTCAAATATCtgaaaactttgaaaaatctaaaatggcaaaaaaggcaaaattggaaaagagaaGGCATCTTAGAGAACTCAGAATGCGCGCACGACAAGAATTTAAACCACTACACTCATTGactaaagaagaacaggaagaagaagaggagaagagaaaggaagaaagagaTAAACTACTCAACGCTGACATTCCTGAGTCAGACCGCAAAGCACATACGGCGATCCAACTGAAGCTTAACCCTGATGGTACTATGGCAATTGATGAAGAGACTATGGTTGTTGACAGACACAAAAATGCTAGTATCgaaaatgaatataaagaaaaagttgatGAAAACCCTTTTGCCAATCTTTATAATTACGGGTCGTATGGTAGGGGTTCATACACAGACCCGTGGACTGTGGAAGAAATGATA from Saccharomyces cerevisiae S288C chromosome XIV, complete sequence encodes:
- the BDP1 gene encoding transcription factor TFIIIB subunit BDP1 (Essential subunit of RNA polymerase III transcription factor (TFIIIB); TFIIIB is involved in transcription of genes encoding tRNAs, 5S rRNA, U6 snRNA, and other small RNAs), yielding MSSIVNKSGTRFAPKVRQRRAATGGTPTPKPRTPQLFIPESKEIEEDNSDNDKGVDENETAIVEKPSLVGERSLEGFTLTGTNGHDNEIGDEGPIDASTQNPKADVIEDNVTLKPAPLQTHRDQKVPRSSRLASLSKDNESRPSFKPSFLDSSSNSNGTARRLSTISNKLPKKIRLGSITENDMNLKTFKRHRVLGKPSSAKKPAGAHRISIVSKISPPTAMTDSLDRNEFSSETSTSREADENENYVISKVKDIPKKVRDGESAKYFIDEENFTMAELCKPNFPIGQISENFEKSKMAKKAKLEKRRHLRELRMRARQEFKPLHSLTKEEQEEEEEKRKEERDKLLNADIPESDRKAHTAIQLKLNPDGTMAIDEETMVVDRHKNASIENEYKEKVDENPFANLYNYGSYGRGSYTDPWTVEEMIKFYKALSMWGTDFNLISQLYPYRSRKQVKAKFVNEEKKRPILIELALRSKLPPNFDEYCCEIKKNIGTVADFNEKLIELQNEHKHHMKEIEEAKNTAKEEDQTAQRLNDANLNKKGSGGIMTNDLKVYRKTEVVLGTIDDLKRKKLKERNNDDNEDNEGSEEEPEIDQ